In Glycine max cultivar Williams 82 chromosome 15, Glycine_max_v4.0, whole genome shotgun sequence, the DNA window CAGAACATATTGAACTTGGCTGTCAAACATCGccagaaagaaaaggaatataGAGAACAGTCTCCCTTGAACAATAGACAGGGAAGGTAACACTGTCCTTCACTACACTGCAGAATTTCATGGGGGATCCCAACCTGGTTATGCTGTGCAACTGCAAGAGGAGTTGCATTGGTTCGATGTAAGTATTTTCATATTGTTTCTCAACTTCAATGTGAACTATCTAATCTTTTTTTTGTGTGCACTGACTCATAAACAGCGAATAGAATAAAGACTACCTTATCATTACACCATTCACAAGAACAATAGCAACAAAACCGCAAAGCAGCTTTTTATGGAAAAGCATGAACCTCTGTTCAAGGATGCTCGTCAATGGATAAAAGAGACTTCTCAGTCATGCTCTGCTGTAGCTGTTCTTGTTGCCACTGTTGTCTTTGCCGCAGCATACACTATCCCTGGAGGCGCAAATGACAATGGCTTCCCTATATTTCTTGATAACCCTATATTCATAGTGTTCACAGTCATGTATGTTGTGGCTCTTGTAAGTTCATTGGCTTCAGTGGTTATGCTCCTTTCAATCCTCACGTCACCTTGTGAGATGTGGGATTTTCGGAAATCTCTCCCCCAGCTGGTTTTGCCTTGCTGTTCTTCTCCTTGACCACAAGAATTCTAGCATTCGGTTCAACAATTCTGATCAAAATCAAGTTAGAGAAGAACAAATGGACTTCAAGTTTGACATATAGTGCAACATTCTTGCTGTCTGCATATTTGCATTGGTGGAGTTCCCTCTATATGTTGCCGTCAAAGGATGTGTGCGGACCATCCTTAAGACACTTAAGAAGATCATTCCTCGTTTCCTCCTCAACTAGGTCAAACAAATTACGTGACATTTGAGTTGTTAGTTGCCTATTTTGTGTGTCCCTAATACTTTATCGTCAATTATAGGCGAATACTAATTTTCGACCAACATAACCAAAATTCTGCATATAGTGATAAGCTTTACTATGCCTCCAACACCTGATGTGTACTTTGCAAAACCAAGTATAAGTGATTCTGCCTATCCAGGTTCAACTTGTAATTTAACCTTCCGTAAGCTATGGAGAAAGAACATTTAAATGTGACAGTAGGTATATGATGTTCCTTTTATATGCTTTCTCTAACAATATGATTAGAGTCTTTGTATGTTGTTGCCTGCTAGTgctttaaataattacaaaatcatGTGTTGATTGCTTGTAATTGTGTCTTGAGTAGTGTGAAGTTGTCTCTTTAACATAGACTATCAGAAGaaccaaaagtaaaattttaaaattatagggactTAAATTGTTTCTAATAGGTAAAAATGACCtactatcataattttaaataaatgaagtcTCAAGTTCTTgtttcattattgttattatacataaaaaaattaataaatatataataaattagtaaaattatacttttggtCTCCCACTTTAGGTTCAATTTCGTATTTGGTCctctagtaatttaatttacaaattggATCCCTTTATTTAGTAAAATCCTGCAATGTTGGTCCCGAACCTCTcaattggacgttgaccgttaagCTCAGATGTTGACTGTCATGTGTCAACGTCTAAGAGGcaccttgaattttttttatccatttgtggTAAAAAATTTGCCATTCCAATAATGATGTTTTTGTCTTTGCACTCAAACCTCCATTCCCTTACTTTGCTACAACAAGCGCCGGAAAATCACACACCAAAACTCCTTAACTCTCACTCCTTGGACTTCCCATACCGAACACCGCTTATACTCTTCCAACCTCCTCCACGCGCTCCGCCGCAACAACAATCCTACCTCCGCCCTCCAAGTCCGCGCCACCGCAGACCGCGTCCTCGCCGCCACTACCAAAGGCCGAACTCGCTGGAGCCGCGCCATTCTTGCAAATTCATTCGGTCGGTGGAGGAAGCAGAAGCAGAGGCACCACAAGAAGGTCAAGAACTACTCCGCCAACAAATGTATGAAGAAGACCACACCGGAGATTCGGAGAAGGTTACCGGCGGTGCAGAAGAAAGCGCACGTTCTCAGAAAGTTAATCCCTAGTTGCCGGAAGGTGTCGTTCCCGAAGCTCTTGTTTCCCAAGTGGCTCAACTCAGAAAAGAGAACCAACAAATACTCACAAGCATCAACATCACCATGCAACAGTACCTGAGTGTTGAGGTTGAGAACTCGGTGCTTAGGGCTCAGGTGGGTGAGCTTAGTCACAGGTTAGAGTCTCTGAATGAGATCGTTGACGTGTTGAATGCCACTATTGTGGCGGGTTTTGGAGCAGCAACAACATCGAGCACCTTCGTTGAgccaattaataataataataataatagcttCTTCAACCCGTTGAATATGGGGTATCTGAACCACCCTATTATGACTTCTGCGGATATATTGCAGTACTGAGATCCATGGTCTCTGAGTCTGAGATTTgatcaggatttcttcttcttcttctacaaaTTAATTGACATTTGTTTTAAGGTTTTCATTTAAGGTTAGGGATTAGGGTTATGGGGGATTGGGTTagcgtaatttttttttaccacagaagaataaaaattttcaaaagccTCTCAGACGTTGACACGTGACAATCAATGTCTGAGCTTAACAGTCAACGTCCAATTAAGGCGTCCGTGACCAACATTGCAGGATTTTACAAAACAGGGGAGTGCGAATTAAATTACCGGGGGACCAAATACGAAATTAAACCTAAAGTAGGggattaaaaatgtaattttacctAATAAAATTCTAGAAGGTAGAGTATCATCGAGGGCAACCCAACTACAAGGATCAAGGAATAAATAATGTTGGAAAGTAAAGGTAAACCTCTAACTTTAGTTATTCtagcttttaattaattaagcaaGGCATATAtgctgataaaaatatattccttTCCATGATATAAGGAGACATTAATAATAACTGTTCCATGATCAGTACTAGTGGTGAGTAATCATAATCAGTAGCTATGAGAGAGCTGCAGATAGGGAGAAAGAAATTAGAGATGACAAGGCACTCCGTAGCCTTaattgagaaaatgaaaaagccATATATACTGGCCAAGAGATACGAATGGGAAGAATTCGGCAGATTTTTCAACAAACACAAGGATCTATTGGACAAGCAAATTGACTTGCACCACAGCACTCCTCTTCACTACGCAGCTCACTGTGGGAACCCAACAATGTACAGGGAAATGATCGAGTGGGTGGGAGAGGGAGACATCAAGCGTGTGCTGAGGTTGCAGGACGACATGGGGAACACTCCGCTTCACGAGGTGGCATTCACTGGAGAAGTGGAAATGACCAAGAGCATTCTGGAGCACGAGGAGGAAGAAGGCCCAAATCAGCAGTATGAGCCATTGCTGCGAATGAGAAACAAATTGGGAGAAACCGCCGTCTATAGAGCTGCTGCACTTGGAAAAACTGACTTGCTCAGCTTCTTCCTTCAAGACTTGGGAGCAGATGCTCATCGTGATATACATTTTCACCGAAAGGGGGATAAGATGTCCATTCTGCACACTGCTGTCATTGATCAATTCTTTGGTACCTATGTCTAGTTCTCTCCATTCTTTATATATATCTCTTTTCGTCTTAATCCTTCAGTTgatcacagaaaaaaaaaatgattaattcaggattcaacataaaaataagtaaGTTTGTCTAATAATTATTTCTGACAAAGATCCAACTTAACTAATATCTAAAcgataaaattatcataattttagtGTATTAATCACttgtaaaaattaacaaaatatttttttattgataaatctataatttaaattttaattgtattattGAGTCGATGATGTTCTCTTCATGCATACGTGCATACAAATATGTACAGTGATGGTGTTCTTGCTTGCACATGCAACATAATGTTGATATTTAAAGTGGTCGTTGAATTATGAGGTGAAGCTTTAATAACCAATACTAAAATGATTTAGAGAATTATATATACCTAAGTTTTACCTTTGTAAGAACTACAAATGTTGTTGATTTTCAATGCAGGCACAGCTTTATGGATATTGGAAAGATATGAACACCTCGCTTATGAAAAGGAAGACAATGAACTCACAACTCTGCAATTGCTAGCCAAAATGCCCTCTACGTTTAAAAGTCAAACCCAAATGGGGCCTTTGAAAAATTTCATATACCTCTGTAAGTCTCCGCCAGCTATTTCGGCTTTTGAATAACAAGCATGCACATATACCCATAAAAAACAcatcaattttatcaaagaaaaaaaagttcaaaattaaGCTTGTAtagttacattaaaaaatattgtgcttcgttgattaaaaaatatagatttgaaaattgtgataaaatcaaattcatatcatatatataatgatttgaaattaattgaaatttcaatattaagtttttaattaatatttattattaatttattacacTTTATCATCTAAAatgtaatttcttttcttttagaggattcaaattaagagaaaacttaattgtacttttgttttctaggtttgataattttgtgattttaatctctaaaattttacttaagtcaATTAGGTTTTTAGATATCTTAATTATGCGattttaatcattttgtttAATAGACCAACatcatttttgttaatatatatagttaGGAACTAAAATCATATTATTGTAATATTTAGTGAACTTAATTGGCTCAATTGAATTTGAtggattaaaattacatattacaTTGTAGACATCTAATTGGCACAATTGAAACTTAATGGATTAAAATCACACATTATGATACCTAAGATTAGGAGACTAGAAATACTTATGTGCTCaaacaaggttttaaattgtaattatcaTTATAGTTATTTTAATGTGATCATTAGTTACAACGTTTCACATTAGTTACAACGTTGGTTTCTAATCTTAAGTGTGGGTAGACTGGGATAAGGAGTAAAATCCTAGTTCAAGTTATATAGCAAGTTAATAGTTGTACTATTATGACACAGTGCTTCCTAACTTTCAAGATTACAAATACTACAATCAAAATAAGGAATACACAACCAAAAAGGAAGATTTGGAGAGTGGCAGGGAGGACAAAAATGAGCCATCTCCAACTCAAATGAAGCTCGAGGATAATACGAGAGAAGGGCAAATTTTGAAAAGTGGCGGGAAGGCAAGGAGAAATGAACCACCTACAACTCAAAGGAAACTATCAGGTATGCATGAAAGGAtaggttaaaatataaatatcaattttgGATAATATTggtataagattaattttaaaaaactataaatgtatcatttttattagaaaaaattatttattatattaaacattttaatttattcactATTTAAAAGATGCGGGGAATAGGAAAGTTTTAAATGCAAGGAGGAAATGGGTGATTTCAATGGATGAGAGAcctataagaaaaaattaagcaCATAACAATTATAATATTACAGGAAATTAGGACACATGATTACAGTCACCATTATATTGCGCAATAAATTTCCTGCAGAACGCAAATAAAAAAGCCGAGTCTTCCTCCACATGATAATATTTTCAATCAcggttaaaaacaaaacaagccATAAAGCAAGCAATTATAATCATAATGATGACAAAAGGAACCCAACTATCAGTATATATCAACCCTCTGCATCTCTCACCATGAACCCAGGCCTACGTTGTTGCCCACATGGACCAATAAGATGCCCATAGTCTATTACCAAATGATCATTATGTTATTAGTgcctaaaatatataaataatttattattaatttttatcaaatatttttccaagaaactaacacaaaataataaaatattacaaagaataaaatgaaaaaatcaatatattaaaaaaactaaaacaaaataacaagaatcaaaaatcaattttttctttctaaatttttattttattaaggactcgttagaaagaaaaaaattattaggaatctaaaataaaattaaataatttatcatgtaattataaaagaatgattaagattaaatttaattaaaaaaatcatgatcaTTTATGTATAACTGGTATAATCAAGAGTAACTCCTTTGATGCTCTTGCTAAAATATATATCTTCAAAATTGCAGCTTTTTCATGGATGTGGTATACCATGTGGAAGATTATGGCCAAAGGTGCAAGTTCATGATACATCTTCAAACAAAAAGTATTTCTATTGTTTGgacattattttttccttctcatATGTTACTTGTATGCTTTGTTAATGCTCAGAATGGAAAGAGATTGATAAACTTTGGAGGAAAAAGGAAATGCATAATTTAGCAAAGGAACTTGTAAACTTGCTAGCACAAAAAGACTATTCATGGCGAAATACTGCTATTGCAAGGGATAGAACAGTTTCCATGGGGAGATCACAACAAGAAGGAAAgcctaaagaaataaaagggaaacaAGAGGAAGGAGAAAAACAAGAGGGTGCAAGCAAACCAACATATACCCCCTTGCTTATGGCTGCTTGCAATGGAATTACAGAGATTGTTGAAGTTATAATTCATTTCCATCCTCATTCGATTGAGCATGTTAGTGACGACGAGCAGAACATATTATACATGGCTGTCAAACACCGCCAGAAGAAAATTTACCAAATcttaaagaaattgaaaatggtAAGAAGTCTTGCTGGAAAAATTGACAAGGAAAGTAACACTGTCCTTCACTACACTGCAGAATTTCAAGGGGGTTCCCAACCGGGTTTTGCTCTGCAACTGCAAGAGGAGTTGCATTGGTTCGATGTAAGTATCATTATATTTTGTCCTAATGAGAAATGATATTCATAAACAGTTTCCTCCTACTTCACAATTTTGATGTGTTCATTCATATTCTAATCATAACAAGAGTAAATGTGctcaagagaaaaataaaaataaccttGCTGATACAATACTCTCACTTTAGTAAAGCATTGTAAATACCACCATTTTAGTCTTAACTTTATAAAACCTTAATTTTGCAAAACATCATTCACATAGTTATTAaagtttgcaaaaaaaaaaaaaggtagtaAAAAAGACTACAAGTAATCATTGCTTACAATCTAATCTGTGTCTATCTCTAGTTGTATGTCTCTAACTGATACCCTTGTTTCTAATCTTTTTGTGTCTACATATTGTGCATTCATACTTGTACAGCGGATAGAAAAGAGACTCCCTTATCATTACACCATTCACAAGAACCAATACAACAAAACAGCAAAGCAACTTTTTGTGGAAAAGCATGAAGCACTGCTCAACGATGCTCGTGAATGGATAAAAGAAACTGCTCAATCATGCTCTGCAGTAGCTGTTCTTGTTGCCACTGTTGTCTTTGCCGCGGCATACACTGTCCCTGGAGGCACAGATGACAATGGATTCCCTAGATTTCTTCATGAAACTATATTCATGGTGTTCACAATTATGGATATTGTGGCTCTTGTAAGTTCACTCGGTTCGGTGATTATGTTCCTTTCAATCCTCACATCACCTTGTGAGATGTGGGATTTTCGGAAGTCTCTCCCGAGGAAACTGAACACAGGTTTTGCCTTGCTGTTCTTCTCCATGGCCACAACAATGCTATCATTCAGTGCAACAATTCTGATCAACATCAAGTTAGAGAAGAACAAATGGACTTCAAGTTTGACATATGCTGCAGCATTCTTTCCTGTCTGTATATTTGCATTGGTGCAGTTCCCTCTATATGTTGCCATGAAAGGATGTGTGCGGAGCATGCTTAGGAACCTTAAGAAGATCATTCCTCGTTTCCTCCTCAACTTGCTCAAAAAGAGCAGGAGAAAGAAATTGTGGGACATTTGAATTGGAAATTCTATTTTGTGCCCCCCtccccttccttttttttttcatattttatcttcaattgtagtttcttttgtttttgtgcaTTTGGCTATTGGCTATGCCACTTTACTTTTTTAAGGTCGTCAACATGCAGTGATTGTATAGCTGTATGGGTTATTTGTGGTAAAATAACCATTGGACATGGATGTCCATGAATAAGAGCATATTACGTCTTTATCGTGACTTTTGGTAACATGAAACAGCAATAGGTATTTTAAACATAACATTTATGGTCATCTGGTGTTGTTAAATGAACGCTAGTAAAGTCTGCCATCCACTCTAGCAGCTCTCTCTATCCCTTCTACGACAAAAAATCTGAACCATACACTGCATCACCTTGAGAcaataattaatatcatcaaatgcatgattttttttatttgttttacaaTGACAGCAGTGAAAAACAATCCTACATTCTCAGATGCCCTATGAAtagtaatattataaaaattaattaattataggaAAATGTTAACCAATATTCTTAAAACAttagttaaagaactaaaaagagaaaaaatttattggatttgattttcacaATAAATACTTTCTCCTTTTTTAACAAAAGTCCTAAGAACATTAGTTAACAAGACACttaattatattactaaatgTATAAAGTGgaaattattattgtaaatttaaaatacatatagttgataattttttttttttttttgagttgaGGAACTTCAAAAATCATCAAAGGCAGTTCTAGCCAAATAAAATTAACCTTAAAGCAGGTCACCAATCCCTCCATCTTGGTCAACGTGGAGTGTACAATAtcaacatttacatatttacaAGACAAATAATGACGCGATGAACATTTACAATGAGTGTGACTTAGCAGCTGTACAAACTATGTCTTCAATGCCAATGTCCAAAAGGAGAAAGGAATGAAAGGCGACGTTGAACCATTCAATTAATCATCAAACTTCGAATACAAATCAGCAAGTGCACGATAGAGAATGGCAGCGGCAGGTGGCCTAGGCAACGAGCCAAAAAGTATATCTGTTGCAGTTATAGACTGGCTGCCATAGAAACGGGAATTTTCTTGCGTGCGAGTAGTCACCATACTTCCTTCAAGTGAACATCCAACAAATGCACCTGCATGTAGTATTATTGTGGTCAAACATTACACCCTAAAACAAAAACAGATCAGACTCAACTTGAATCACCTAAGCAAAAACTCCAAATGGAACAAAGAACCATCAAGTTCAATCAACATAAACCAAGTTAATCCTAGGATATAAAGGTTACACTATTAACTTCATAACATCAATCTGAGAAGTTTATGAGCGAATCTGGATATTGGAGATTCAATTGCAGCATGCTTGTTCATTGCTAAAATACAAGTTTCAGTGTGTCTTGTTAAGTGAGAAACAATCAAGTCCCCTCAACCAGCCTTCCATGGGTTCCATATTTAAGTCAATTTTAACCACCATGTGATCACAAATACCTGAAGATTGTATGAAGAggaaagataaaatgaaaaatagaagagagaattctttgcTTATTTGCTCTCATATTTTCTGTAGcaatcaattaattaagaaattgagCTACATCAATGACAAATGGAATTTAGCAGTCAAGGTTAGTCTCAGATTATGTTTTCCTCTCCCTTCTTCCACCCTCAAGAAAACCTTTTACTGAACTGTGCTCACTTAAGAGTGGAACATTAGCTGCACACGTTTCTATTGAAGAATTTTATCTACAAATCAATACTTAGATAATTATGACAATGATAGCATC includes these proteins:
- the LOC100795405 gene encoding uncharacterized protein isoform X2, whose protein sequence is MRELQIGRKKLEMTRHSVALIEKMKKPYILAKRYEWEEFGRFFNKHKDLLDKQIDLHHSTPLHYAAHCGNPTMYREMIEWVGEGDIKRVLRLQDDMGNTPLHEVAFTGEVEMTKSILEHEEEEGPNQQYEPLLRMRNKLGETAVYRAAALGKTDLLSFFLQDLGADAHRDIHFHRKGDKMSILHTAVIDQFFGTALWILERYEHLAYEKEDNELTTLQLLAKMPSTFKSQTQMGPLKNFIYLYYKYYNQNKEYTTKKEDLESGREDKNEPSPTQMKLEDNTREGQILKSGGKARRNEPPTTQRKLSAFSWMWYTMWKIMAKEWKEIDKLWRKKEMHNLAKELVNLLAQKDYSWRNTAIARDRTVSMGRSQQEGKPKEIKGKQEEGEKQEGASKPTYTPLLMAACNGITEIVEVIIHFHPHSIEHVSDDEQNILYMAVKHRQKKIYQILKKLKMVRSLAGKIDKESNTVLHYTAEFQGGSQPGFALQLQEELHWFDRIEKRLPYHYTIHKNQYNKTAKQLFVEKHEALLNDAREWIKETAQSCSAVAVLVATVVFAAAYTVPGGTDDNGFPRFLHETIFMVFTIMDIVALVSSLGSVIMFLSILTSPCEMWDFRKSLPRKLNTGFALLFFSMATTMLSFSATILINIKLEKNKWTSSLTYAAAFFPVCIFALVQFPLYVAMKGCVRSMLRNLKKIIPRFLLNLLKKSRRKKLWDI
- the LOC121173638 gene encoding bZIP transcription factor 44-like, with translation MQQYLSVEVENSVLRAQVGELSHRLESLNEIVDVLNATIVAGFGAATTSSTFVEPINNNNNNSFFNPLNMGYLNHPIMTSADILQY
- the LOC100795405 gene encoding uncharacterized protein isoform X1, whose product is MRELQIGRKKLEMTRHSVALIEKMKKPYILAKRYEWEEFGRFFNKHKDLLDKQIDLHHSTPLHYAAHCGNPTMYREMIEWVGEGDIKRVLRLQDDMGNTPLHEVAFTGEVEMTKSILEHEEEEGPNQQYEPLLRMRNKLGETAVYRAAALGKTDLLSFFLQDLGADAHRDIHFHRKGDKMSILHTAVIDQFFGTALWILERYEHLAYEKEDNELTTLQLLAKMPSTFKSQTQMGPLKNFIYLLLPNFQDYKYYNQNKEYTTKKEDLESGREDKNEPSPTQMKLEDNTREGQILKSGGKARRNEPPTTQRKLSAFSWMWYTMWKIMAKEWKEIDKLWRKKEMHNLAKELVNLLAQKDYSWRNTAIARDRTVSMGRSQQEGKPKEIKGKQEEGEKQEGASKPTYTPLLMAACNGITEIVEVIIHFHPHSIEHVSDDEQNILYMAVKHRQKKIYQILKKLKMVRSLAGKIDKESNTVLHYTAEFQGGSQPGFALQLQEELHWFDRIEKRLPYHYTIHKNQYNKTAKQLFVEKHEALLNDAREWIKETAQSCSAVAVLVATVVFAAAYTVPGGTDDNGFPRFLHETIFMVFTIMDIVALVSSLGSVIMFLSILTSPCEMWDFRKSLPRKLNTGFALLFFSMATTMLSFSATILINIKLEKNKWTSSLTYAAAFFPVCIFALVQFPLYVAMKGCVRSMLRNLKKIIPRFLLNLLKKSRRKKLWDI